The genomic region attttcaatacTGATACGGATTTTCgcgtttttttaatacattttacgATTCACAACGAAAATCGGGCCAAAAATACGTTTTTACCCGTCACAGTTGTTCATCGTCAAACAATTATCTGCTTAAAtacgttataatttgttttagaaaGGGAATCCCCATAGCGGTTTCTACCGTATGTTTACGCCTTTATACAACTGAAAAATGAAGTGCATGAGAATACTAAGAAGAACTGCAACGTATATTTACGAACTTTGTCAATAGCAAATAAACCTATGTAACgtataaaaacgtatttttttttaatcaatacagatcaataaacaatattacacatgatccgttgtaCGATTTGATCTTTCTTGccaaaacattgtcatataaacattttgaataaaacttTATAGTGTAATGCAACCTCAGTGTTTACAACCGGACGTGGTCATTCGTTATTGCTTTAGATGTAACCTCGATAAAATGTCAACCACACCctacaaataattaaaagtaatatAAAACGATTCAACCTCCTTGTTTTGCTTATTCCTACATCAAAGTTATAAAACTGGCGACGAGTTATCGACTTCCACGATGCCTTATATAGGAAAAGTCACGGAATTTTCGGAAGGAAAGGAATCAGTGAACGAAATCAAGAATGAAAAGAAGGTAGCAGTCTTTTTATCTGTGGTCGGAGCGACAGCCTATGGGGTTGTTCGCAATCTAGTCCAGCCAGATTTACCAAAGGGAAAAAGCTACCAGGAGCTAATCTAGTTATTGAAGGGGCACTACAACCCTAGACCTTTGATCGTCTCAGAAAGATTCAAATTCAATAAGAGAAATCAAAAAGTGGGTGAAAACGTAGGCGAGTATAAAGCGTCTTGCtaccaattgcaatttttggtacATTTCTAGATGATGCCTTGAGGGACCGATTTGTCTGTGGCTTATCATCTGAATCACTTCAAAAAAAGCTATCGGCAGAGGACTCGCTAACATTCGACGCAGCTTTCAAAATTGAGAAGGCAATGGAAAGGGCAAAGATAGATTCGGTAACTTTCAACGCACAAGGCAAAGACACTGAAAGCGCTAATAAGTTCAAAACAAATCCGCGTCTAACCATCACAAGCAACAGCTTAAGCTTTGGAAAAAGCCAAGTACATCATTTAAAGGGGCAAAGCAGCAGGAATGTTAACGATGTGGTTGAAAACATCACCCAAAGACATGTCCACACAAAGACGCCAAGTGTTACAAGTGCTTGAAAATAGGGCATCTTGCAAAGAAGTGCCatacacaaaggtcaaaatctaCAAACCACATacagaagaagatgaagaagaagtGTACGCACTATCAGTTTATTTAAATTCAGATGACAAATCAAAAGCAATTTACATTACGCTTATGGTTAATGGTTCTGGACTTCAAATGGAACTAAACACTGGCAGTGGTCGAACACTCTTAAATGAAAACGCATATAACAAATAACTACAGAATTGTTGTCTTATGCCAACAGCAGTGAAACTTAAAGGCTACTCGGGTGAAAACATCAAAACTCTGGGAGAATGTACTGTTTTAGTGACAAATGAGAAGGAACCTCTACAGGCAATCATTGTTAAAGGCAACAAGCCAAATCTTCTTGGTCGCGACTGGCTTAATGAAGTTAAATTAGATTGGAAAAccatttttgtaaattttgtgtCACCAAAAGTTGAAACATTTGAAGGTCCTAAGTCAAAATTCAAACAGTTGTTCACTAAAACTGAACAGCCTATCAAAGGATTCAAAGCCAGCATAAAACTCAAAGAAAATGAACAAGCATGGTTTCACAAGGCAAGGCCAGTGCCCTATGCAGCTAAAGAGAAGTTCACACAAGAATTGAATAAACTTAATGAGGAAAAAGTGATAGAACCAGTAGAGCACAGCGAGTGGGCTCCACCGTTAGTGGTAGTACCTAAAGCTGACAAAAAGGCTATACGACTTTGTGGTGACTACAAGGTATCAGTTAATCGGGATATAATCGAGGAACAATACCCGTTACCAAGCGTTGAAGATATGATCGCTACATTGGCTGGTGGAAAGAAGTTCTCGAAACTGGACTTGGCACAAGCATATGCACAGTTAGAGCTTGATGAAGCTTCAAACCACTGTTAACAATCAACACACATATGGGCTTGTTTCGCTATAATCGACTTGCATATGGAGTAAGCTCAGCTCCAGCAATCTTCCAATCCTTAATGGATACAGTACTAGCAGGTTTATCCGGTGTGGTGTGCAGGATTGATGATATCCTAGTGACAGCCGAAAATGATCAGCAGCATCTACATGAGGTCTTCTCCCGCTTGCAGAAGTACAATATAACGCTCAATGCAGCGAAATGCGTTTTCATCGCTAATCAGTGGTGTACATGGGTCACCGTATTGACTCTGAGGGTATTCACCCTACCGGAGAGAAGACAAAAGCAGTATTGGAAGCACCAGAGCCAAAAAGTGTAGGGGAACTGAAGTCATATTTGGGCCCATTAAACTATTATGGAACATTCCTTCCCAACCTGTCAACAGTGCTACACCTATTACATCGCTTGTTGAAAAGATGTCAACTGGGACTGGTCCCAGTTGTGTAAAAAGGCCTTTCAAGAAAGTAAAAATCTGTTGGCAAGCAAtcaataacttgtttattatgacCAGACAAAACCCCTGACATTAGCATGTGATGCGTCTTCTTACGGCTTAGGAGCCGTGATATCACATGTTATGGATAATTGTACTGAGAGACCCATAGCTTTCGCGTTAAGGACATTGGGGCAAGCTGAGCAAAATTATTCCCAAGTGGAGAAAGAGGCCTTGGGTATAGTATAGGGGGTCAAAAAGTTCCACAAATACTTGTATGGTAGGAAGTTTACTTTGCTTACTGACCATTCAGCGCTAACCACAATCTTTGGACCCAAGAAATCAGTTCCAACTCTCGCAGCAGCAAGACTCCAGAGATGGTCAATCTTGCTGTCCGGTTATACGTACGACATCCAGTACCGGAAATCTGTGCAACATGGAAATTGTCACGTGCTTTAGAGACTTCCAGTTAAAGAAAATGAATCAGACGAAAACACTGATATTTGTGTGTCTTTCAAGAGTTTTCAGTTGACAGTAGAAAAATTGCTGAAATTACCAGGAAATCTCCTTTATTGAGTAAGGTATTGAATTATGTGAAGACTGGTTGGCCAAATCACAATGATGATGAATACATGAAGCCATACTTCAGCAGACGTTACGAGTTGTCAGTTGACAGTGGCGTTTTGCTGTGGGGCCTTAGAGCAATTTTACCGGAGAAACTAAGAGAAGCAATACTGAGGGAGTTACATGATCAACATTTGGGGGTTAATCGAATGAAATAACTGGCCCGTGGCTATGTGTGGTGGCCTGGCCTAGATGCTGAAGTGGAAGACATGGTCAAGAAATGGGACACATGTCAGTCTTTGAGAAACCTTCCACCAGAAACACCCCTGCATCCTTGGGTACGTACAAGTCGACCCATGGAGCGTGTCCACATGGACTTTGCGGACGACAAGAATCAATCATTCTTGATCATCATCGACAACTACAGTAAATGGCTGGAAGTGGTTCCAATGAAAAGTACAACCACTCAAAGCACTATTGAAAAGCTAAGACTTGTTTTTGCAAGCACAGGTCTTCCAGAAGTTATTGTCTCCGACAATGGTCCTCAGTTCAAAGCTGCAGAATTCCGGGAGTTCTGTTCATTGAATAGTATTTATCACAAGTTCACCCCTCCTTACCATCCGTCATCTTTTGGGCAAGCAGAGAGGgtatttcaaattgtcaaaaagGCATTAAAAGCAAGGTTAAAAGACAATGATAAACATGTACATTCAGTAAGTGTCAACCATCTGCTTGTAGACTTCTAGCTGAAGTACAGAATCACACCTCATACAACAACTGGTGTCGAGCTATGCGTGTTGTTCAAGGGAAGACAGCTGAGATTACGATTGAGTCTGACAAAACCAGACAAGGACGGGGTCCTGAAGAAGAAGCAATCGGAGATGAAAGACCAACTTGATCATTCAGTTAATATGCGAGAATTCGTCAATGGAGATTTGGCTGCTGTAAAAACCAACACAACTGTCGGAAAGTGGCATTGGATTCCGGGCGTTATCCATAAAGTGCTGGGAAAAGTGACATATCTGGTGAAATGCAGTGG from Dreissena polymorpha isolate Duluth1 chromosome 5, UMN_Dpol_1.0, whole genome shotgun sequence harbors:
- the LOC127831153 gene encoding uncharacterized protein K02A2.6-like; translated protein: MPYIGKVTEFSEGKESVNEIKNEKKPIKGFKASIKLKENEQAWFHKARPVPYAAKEKFTQELNKLNEEKVIEPVEHSEWAPPLVVVPKADKKAIRLCGDYKVSVNRDIIEEQYPLPSVEDMIATLAGGKKFSKLDLAQAYAQLELDEASNHC